In Acholeplasma equirhinis, the following proteins share a genomic window:
- the rpoC gene encoding DNA-directed RNA polymerase subunit beta', which yields MSSKEILSLPVEQLKLSQKALERLKLSGIDRLEDFNTFNIKELQSLLSDSFEEVLPTLVFYKLPRKVSDLSLSSEAVSVLETVGIRDLEALLKYDRHALYHIFDKDDFLLKEMNDLFELYQQEPLSEVEHLHGEHEEVAPVVLVDDVESRININVEPIRKGYGSRTFTHFKIRLASPEEIRNWSYGEVVNHETINYRTSKPEPGGLFDERIFGPTRDYQCACGKKQTVNKGQICPKCGIEITESKVRRERMGHINLEAPVVHTWYLKNSPSRLAILLGIKAKSLEEVVYHAAYIVTDPGSNTPLTKKQILTEQDYSALVEEYGNRFTALTGAEAVKKLLQELDLDKEVKQLRRRLKTASKQKRDRIIKRLEVVESFNASDNKPEWMVMDVIPVIPPDLRPMVPLDGGRFATTDLNDLYRRILNRNNRLKKQKEQNAPRLITKNEKRMLQEAVDALFDNAKRGKKAAVERNRHLKSLSDLLRGKQGRFRQNLLGKRVDYSGRSVIIVGPDLEMYQCGIPREMALILFKPFILRELQIMTGAEKKNANAKYEKRDEDTWKALEKVVREHPVLLNRAPTLHRLGIQAFEPKLIDGKAIRLHPLVTPAFNADFDGDQMAVHVPLSPEAQAEARLLMLASNNILNPKDGKPVVTPSQDMVLGNYYLTIEERLDRQFTDAAKQARHDELHRNEGKFFASIEEAKLAYEHKEITLHTRIILRPETVKHTFTAEQMNMYLVTTLGKLIFNSILPETFPYVNEPTSKNLEVQTPDVYFIKKGENPKEALKSIPSPEPFKKKFLSLVIARVFKLFHISETSKMLDKLKDLGFKYSTVAGITISFADINVYSKKKALIDDTEEQVNQIEEWYEDGLLTESERKKLVIDKWTEVRSKIQSGLMSEFDKDNNIFMMSDSGARGNVSNFTQLVGMRGLMSNPKGETIEVPVQSSFREGLTVSEFFISTHGARKGSTDTALKTAESGYLTRRLVDVSQDVIIVEDDCGSEHGIYVEAIKDESGKEVVSLHDRIHGRFSAKDIINPNTGEVLVKRNELITDEIGYEIVKAGFEKVEIRSVLSCNSKHGICAKDYGINLATNQYVEVGEAVGVVAAQSIGEPGTQLTMRTFHTGGVASGADITQGLPRIQELFEARNPKGKAIISEVSGKVKEVSRKGGSYIITVLDEASKNQDESSKEHKYTLDPNVESLVKKGDKIKAGQKLSAGSINPKELLRATDVEAASKYILAEVQKVYRAQGVEISDKHVEVIIRQMLRRIVVVVEGDTELLPGTEVSIAEFMHANKQAMEKRGRLAVGRPILLGITRASLRSDSFLSAASFQETTRILTDAAIKGKRDELHGLKENVIIGGLIPAGTGVLQEKDFFYDKPAQIIEEYEELD from the coding sequence AACTTAAACTTTCCCAAAAGGCCTTAGAAAGATTAAAACTCTCAGGTATTGACCGTTTAGAAGATTTCAATACGTTCAATATTAAAGAACTACAATCTTTACTATCCGACTCTTTTGAAGAAGTTTTACCAACTTTAGTCTTTTACAAATTACCAAGAAAGGTTAGTGATTTATCACTATCTTCTGAAGCAGTTTCAGTTTTAGAAACTGTTGGTATTAGAGACTTAGAAGCTTTATTAAAGTATGACCGCCATGCGTTATATCATATCTTTGATAAAGATGATTTCCTACTTAAGGAAATGAATGACTTATTCGAACTTTATCAACAAGAACCATTATCAGAAGTTGAACATCTACATGGTGAACATGAAGAAGTAGCTCCTGTTGTGTTAGTTGATGATGTTGAATCAAGAATTAATATTAATGTAGAACCTATTAGAAAAGGTTATGGTTCAAGAACATTTACACACTTCAAGATCAGATTAGCTTCTCCAGAAGAAATTAGAAACTGGTCTTATGGTGAAGTTGTGAATCATGAAACTATTAACTATCGTACATCTAAACCTGAACCAGGTGGATTATTCGATGAACGTATCTTTGGACCAACCAGAGATTATCAATGCGCATGTGGTAAGAAACAAACCGTTAATAAAGGTCAAATCTGTCCAAAATGTGGTATTGAAATTACTGAATCTAAAGTACGTCGTGAAAGAATGGGTCACATTAACTTAGAAGCTCCAGTTGTTCACACTTGGTATTTAAAGAACTCACCTTCACGCCTTGCAATCCTTTTAGGTATTAAAGCAAAATCGTTAGAAGAAGTTGTTTACCATGCAGCTTATATTGTTACAGATCCAGGTTCGAACACACCATTAACTAAGAAACAAATCTTAACAGAGCAAGACTATTCAGCGCTTGTTGAAGAATACGGTAATAGATTTACAGCACTTACTGGTGCAGAAGCTGTTAAAAAATTACTTCAAGAGTTAGACTTAGACAAAGAAGTTAAACAATTAAGAAGAAGATTAAAGACAGCGTCTAAACAAAAACGCGATCGTATCATTAAGAGACTTGAAGTTGTTGAATCATTCAATGCATCAGACAATAAACCTGAATGGATGGTTATGGATGTTATTCCTGTCATCCCACCAGATTTACGTCCGATGGTTCCACTTGATGGTGGTCGTTTCGCAACAACTGACCTTAATGACTTATATCGTCGTATCTTAAACCGTAATAACCGTTTAAAGAAACAAAAAGAACAAAATGCACCTCGCTTAATTACTAAGAACGAAAAACGTATGTTACAAGAAGCAGTTGATGCTTTATTTGACAACGCTAAACGTGGTAAGAAAGCAGCTGTTGAAAGAAATCGTCACTTAAAATCATTATCAGATCTTTTACGTGGTAAACAAGGTCGTTTCCGTCAAAACTTACTTGGTAAACGTGTTGACTACTCAGGACGTTCAGTAATTATTGTTGGTCCAGACTTAGAAATGTACCAATGTGGTATTCCACGTGAAATGGCATTAATCTTATTCAAACCATTCATCTTAAGAGAATTACAAATTATGACTGGTGCTGAAAAGAAAAATGCGAATGCTAAATATGAAAAACGTGATGAAGATACTTGGAAGGCATTAGAAAAGGTTGTTCGTGAACATCCAGTGCTATTAAACCGTGCCCCAACACTTCACAGACTTGGTATTCAAGCATTTGAACCTAAATTAATTGATGGTAAAGCGATCCGACTTCACCCACTTGTTACACCAGCGTTCAATGCTGACTTCGACGGTGACCAAATGGCGGTTCACGTACCACTTTCACCAGAAGCACAAGCAGAAGCAAGACTTTTAATGTTAGCTTCTAACAACATCTTAAACCCTAAAGATGGTAAACCAGTTGTTACACCATCTCAAGACATGGTTTTAGGTAACTATTACTTAACAATCGAAGAAAGATTAGATCGTCAATTCACTGATGCTGCTAAACAAGCAAGACACGATGAATTACATAGAAACGAAGGTAAATTCTTCGCATCTATCGAAGAAGCTAAACTTGCTTACGAACACAAAGAAATTACATTACATACACGTATCATTCTTCGCCCTGAAACAGTAAAACATACATTTACTGCTGAGCAAATGAACATGTATTTAGTCACTACATTAGGTAAGTTAATCTTTAACAGTATCTTACCTGAAACATTCCCTTATGTGAATGAACCAACATCTAAGAACTTAGAAGTTCAAACACCAGATGTTTACTTCATTAAAAAAGGTGAAAATCCAAAAGAAGCATTAAAATCAATTCCATCACCAGAACCATTTAAGAAGAAATTCTTATCACTTGTTATTGCCAGAGTATTTAAGTTATTCCACATTTCAGAAACTTCTAAGATGTTAGACAAACTTAAAGACTTAGGATTCAAGTATTCAACAGTTGCTGGTATTACAATTTCATTTGCTGACATCAATGTTTATTCTAAGAAGAAAGCTTTAATTGATGACACAGAAGAACAAGTAAACCAAATTGAAGAATGGTATGAAGATGGTCTCTTAACAGAATCAGAACGTAAAAAACTTGTTATCGACAAATGGACTGAAGTACGCAGTAAGATCCAATCTGGATTAATGAGTGAATTTGATAAGGACAACAACATCTTCATGATGTCTGACTCAGGTGCCCGTGGTAACGTATCTAACTTTACACAGTTAGTCGGTATGCGTGGTCTGATGAGTAACCCTAAAGGGGAAACTATTGAAGTCCCAGTTCAATCATCATTCCGTGAAGGTTTAACCGTATCAGAATTCTTCATCTCAACCCACGGTGCCCGTAAAGGTTCTACCGATACTGCGTTAAAGACTGCGGAATCTGGTTACTTAACACGTCGTTTAGTCGACGTATCACAAGATGTCATCATTGTTGAAGACGATTGTGGTAGCGAACATGGTATTTATGTTGAAGCTATCAAAGATGAATCAGGTAAAGAAGTTGTTTCTCTACATGATAGAATCCATGGTAGATTCTCAGCTAAAGACATTATTAATCCAAATACAGGTGAAGTACTCGTTAAACGTAATGAGTTAATCACTGATGAAATCGGATATGAAATTGTTAAAGCTGGATTTGAAAAAGTTGAAATTAGATCAGTACTTTCATGTAACTCTAAACATGGTATCTGTGCGAAAGACTACGGTATCAATCTTGCTACTAACCAATATGTTGAAGTTGGGGAAGCAGTTGGGGTTGTCGCAGCTCAATCAATCGGTGAACCTGGTACTCAGTTAACCATGCGTACATTCCACACCGGTGGTGTTGCCTCTGGTGCCGATATTACACAAGGTCTTCCACGTATTCAAGAGTTATTTGAAGCACGTAATCCAAAAGGTAAAGCAATTATCTCTGAAGTTTCAGGTAAAGTTAAAGAAGTATCTCGTAAAGGTGGTTCATACATCATTACAGTACTTGATGAAGCAAGTAAGAATCAAGATGAATCATCTAAGGAACACAAGTATACACTTGATCCAAACGTTGAATCACTTGTTAAGAAAGGTGATAAGATTAAAGCTGGTCAAAAACTATCAGCTGGTTCTATCAATCCTAAAGAACTCTTACGTGCAACAGACGTTGAAGCTGCATCTAAGTATATCTTAGCTGAAGTTCAAAAAGTTTACCGTGCACAAGGGGTAGAAATTTCTGACAAACACGTTGAGGTTATCATCCGTCAAATGTTAAGAAGAATCGTTGTCGTCGTTGAAGGTGACACTGAACTCTTACCAGGTACAGAAGTTTCAATCGCTGAATTCATGCATGCAAATAAACAAGCTATGGAAAAACGCGGCCGTCTAGCTGTTGGTCGTCCAATCCTACTTGGTATTACACGTGCATCCTTACGTAGTGACTCATTCTTATCTGCTGCATCATTCCAAGAAACAACTCGTATCTTAACAGATGCTGCAATTAAAGGTAAGAGAGATGAATTACATGGTCTTAAAGAAAACGTCATTATTGGTGGCTTAATCCCTGCTGGTACTGGTGTGCTCCAAGAAAAAGATTTCTTCTATGACAAACCTGCTCAAATTATCGAAGAATACGAAGAATTAGACTAA
- the rpsL gene encoding 30S ribosomal protein S12: MPTISQLISKNIRTDKKYKSKSPALQYGFNTLKKADSNYASPQKRGVCTRVTTMTPKKPNSALRKYARVRLSNGTEVTAYIPGVGHSLQEHSVVLVRGGRVKDLPGVRYHIVRGTLDATGVANRKQGRSKYGAKRPKAGAAAKPAGKK; this comes from the coding sequence ATGCCTACTATATCACAACTTATCTCAAAGAACATTCGTACAGATAAGAAGTATAAGAGTAAATCACCAGCTTTACAATACGGTTTCAACACTTTAAAGAAAGCTGATTCAAATTATGCTTCACCACAAAAACGTGGGGTTTGTACTCGTGTTACAACAATGACTCCAAAGAAACCGAACTCAGCACTTCGTAAATATGCCCGTGTTCGTTTATCAAATGGAACTGAAGTAACAGCTTATATCCCAGGTGTAGGACACTCATTACAAGAACACAGCGTCGTATTAGTACGCGGTGGACGTGTTAAAGACTTACCAGGGGTTAGATATCATATCGTTCGTGGTACTTTAGATGCGACTGGTGTTGCTAACCGTAAACAAGGTCGTTCTAAATATGGTGCTAAACGTCCTAAAGCTGGCGCAGCTGCAAAACCAGCAGGAAAGAAATAA
- the fusA gene encoding elongation factor G, translating into MPRQYSLEKTRNIGIMAHIDAGKTTTTERILYHTGKIHKIGEVHDGAATMDWMEQEQERGITITSAATTAVWKDHRVNIIDTPGHVDFTVEVSRSLRVLDGAVTVIDAQAGVEPQTETVWRQATEYKVPRIVYVNKMDKIGADFKNAIKTILNRLGVKANAIQLPIGSESDFNGIVDLVEMTAVQYTGDADETTKSIEIPAYMMDEVKKARTDLIEAVAEFDEELMMSYLEGEEVTVEMLKRAIRTGVLAVQFFPVVCGSSFKNKGVKKVLDAVINYLPSPLDIPPVIGHNSDGVEIIRHADDEEPFTALAFKVMTDPFVGKLTFFRVYSGKITSGSYVKNTTKDERERFGRILQMHANNRQEISEIYAGDIAAAVGLKVTTTGNTLALENDDIILESMNFPEPVIEVAVEPKTKNDQDKMGNALAKLAEEDPTFRTYTNTETGQTIIAGMGELHLEIIVDRMRREFKVEANVAEPQVSYRETITQAAQIEAKFVRQSGGRGQYGHVVINFEPNPGKGFEFVDKIVGGVIPREYIPSVQKGLEEALQSGVLAGFPIVDLKATLTFGSYHEVDSSEMAFKVAASMALKDTKTKAGAVILEPIMDVEVVTPNDYVGNVIGDITSRRGRLESQEGRGNAIAIRAFVPLSEMFGYATSLRSNTQGRATFVMQFDHYERVPKSIQEEIMKKRGSN; encoded by the coding sequence ATGCCACGTCAATATTCATTAGAAAAAACACGTAATATCGGTATCATGGCTCACATTGATGCGGGTAAAACGACTACTACCGAACGTATTTTATACCATACAGGTAAAATCCATAAGATTGGTGAAGTTCATGACGGAGCTGCAACTATGGACTGGATGGAACAAGAACAAGAACGTGGGATTACAATTACATCAGCAGCAACTACTGCAGTGTGGAAAGATCACCGTGTTAATATCATTGACACCCCAGGACACGTCGACTTTACAGTTGAAGTTTCTAGATCACTACGCGTATTAGATGGTGCTGTTACAGTTATTGATGCTCAAGCAGGTGTTGAACCTCAAACAGAAACTGTTTGGAGACAAGCTACTGAGTATAAAGTTCCAAGAATTGTTTACGTTAATAAAATGGATAAAATTGGTGCAGACTTCAAGAATGCAATCAAGACTATCTTAAACCGCTTAGGTGTTAAAGCAAATGCAATCCAATTACCTATTGGATCAGAATCAGATTTCAACGGTATTGTTGACTTAGTCGAAATGACTGCAGTTCAATATACTGGTGATGCTGATGAAACAACAAAATCAATCGAAATCCCAGCTTACATGATGGATGAAGTTAAAAAAGCAAGAACTGATTTAATCGAAGCTGTTGCTGAATTCGATGAAGAATTAATGATGTCTTATTTAGAAGGCGAAGAAGTAACAGTTGAAATGTTAAAACGTGCAATCCGCACAGGTGTTCTAGCAGTTCAATTCTTCCCAGTCGTTTGTGGATCATCATTCAAAAATAAAGGTGTTAAGAAAGTGTTAGATGCCGTTATCAACTATCTACCTTCACCACTTGACATCCCACCGGTAATCGGTCACAATTCAGACGGTGTTGAAATTATTAGACACGCAGATGATGAAGAACCATTTACTGCATTAGCATTTAAAGTTATGACAGACCCATTCGTTGGTAAGTTAACATTCTTCCGTGTGTACTCAGGTAAAATTACTTCAGGTTCATACGTTAAGAATACAACTAAAGATGAAAGAGAAAGATTCGGTCGTATTCTACAAATGCATGCGAACAATCGTCAAGAAATTTCTGAAATTTACGCAGGTGATATCGCTGCTGCAGTTGGTTTAAAAGTCACTACAACAGGTAACACTTTAGCTTTAGAAAATGATGATATTATCTTAGAATCAATGAACTTCCCTGAACCGGTTATCGAAGTTGCGGTTGAACCAAAAACTAAGAATGACCAAGATAAGATGGGTAACGCTTTAGCAAAACTTGCTGAAGAAGATCCAACTTTCAGAACTTATACAAACACTGAAACTGGCCAAACAATTATTGCTGGTATGGGTGAATTACACTTAGAAATTATTGTAGACCGTATGAGACGTGAATTCAAAGTTGAAGCAAACGTCGCAGAACCTCAAGTTTCTTACCGTGAAACAATTACTCAAGCTGCACAAATTGAAGCGAAATTCGTTCGTCAGTCAGGTGGACGTGGTCAATATGGTCACGTTGTGATCAACTTCGAACCAAATCCTGGTAAAGGCTTTGAATTCGTAGATAAGATCGTTGGTGGTGTAATCCCTCGTGAATATATCCCATCAGTTCAAAAAGGCTTAGAAGAAGCTTTACAATCTGGTGTGCTTGCTGGTTTCCCAATCGTAGACCTTAAAGCAACATTAACATTCGGTTCATACCATGAAGTCGACTCATCAGAAATGGCATTCAAAGTTGCTGCGTCTATGGCGTTAAAAGATACTAAGACTAAAGCTGGTGCTGTGATCTTAGAACCTATCATGGATGTCGAAGTTGTTACACCTAACGACTATGTTGGTAACGTCATCGGTGACATTACTTCACGTCGTGGTCGTCTTGAATCACAAGAAGGCCGTGGTAACGCAATCGCTATCCGTGCATTCGTTCCACTTTCTGAAATGTTTGGTTATGCAACGTCACTTCGTTCAAACACTCAAGGACGTGCAACATTCGTAATGCAATTTGATCACTACGAACGTGTACCTAAATCAATTCAAGAAGAAATTATGAAAAAACGCGGTTCAAACTAA
- a CDS encoding VOC family protein: MLRLDGFGLFVNDMAKMITFYRDVLGFEIKESIDTEHVYLIKDDTLFLLYGRNSIEALTRSKFNYAKGISGHMEIALYVDTFDDVDLYYQKLLKADFEIVTEPETMPWGQRTFYFADPEGNLIEIGSFNKPFRR; this comes from the coding sequence ATGCTTAGATTAGATGGTTTTGGTTTATTTGTCAATGATATGGCAAAGATGATCACTTTTTATCGTGATGTCCTTGGTTTTGAAATTAAAGAATCAATAGATACAGAACATGTTTATTTAATTAAAGATGATACACTATTTTTACTTTATGGAAGAAACTCAATTGAAGCTTTGACAAGGTCTAAGTTCAATTATGCAAAAGGTATATCTGGACATATGGAGATTGCACTTTATGTCGATACTTTTGACGATGTAGATTTATATTATCAAAAACTATTAAAAGCAGATTTTGAAATTGTTACAGAACCAGAAACCATGCCATGGGGGCAACGTACCTTTTACTTTGCAGATCCTGAAGGAAATTTAATCGAAATTGGTTCATTCAATAAGCCTTTTAGAAGATAA
- the rpsG gene encoding 30S ribosomal protein S7, with translation MPRKGHVVKRDVLPDPIYNSKLITKVINSIMEEGKKGTAQSILYGAFNRIKDQTGREPMDVFTEAMNNISPILEVRARRIGGQNYQVPVEVRPERRQALALRWLTQYAKKRHEKTMEEKLAKEIIDASQGLGASVKKREETHKMAEANRAFAHYRW, from the coding sequence ATGCCACGTAAAGGACATGTTGTTAAACGCGATGTATTACCAGATCCTATTTACAATTCAAAACTCATCACTAAAGTAATCAATAGTATTATGGAAGAAGGTAAAAAAGGGACTGCACAAAGTATTTTATACGGTGCATTCAATCGCATTAAAGACCAAACTGGTCGCGAACCAATGGATGTATTCACTGAAGCAATGAATAACATCTCACCTATCTTAGAAGTTAGAGCACGTCGTATCGGCGGTCAAAACTATCAAGTTCCAGTTGAAGTTAGACCAGAAAGAAGACAAGCGCTCGCTTTAAGATGGTTAACACAATACGCTAAAAAACGCCATGAGAAAACTATGGAAGAAAAATTAGCAAAAGAAATTATCGATGCGTCACAAGGCTTAGGTGCTTCTGTGAAAAAACGCGAAGAAACGCATAAGATGGCGGAAGCAAACCGTGCGTTTGCTCATTACCGCTGGTAA
- a CDS encoding GNAT family N-acetyltransferase translates to MFLYEKGRIFQNDSEGKMQAEITYKEKGDLYYADHTFVDPALRGGGLAMKLVDALVDLAKENGKKIVPICPYVVELFNRMEAKYSFIWHKAE, encoded by the coding sequence ATGTTTTTATATGAAAAAGGAAGAATCTTCCAAAACGATAGTGAGGGTAAAATGCAAGCAGAAATCACCTATAAAGAAAAAGGTGATCTTTATTATGCAGACCATACCTTTGTAGACCCAGCATTACGTGGTGGTGGGCTTGCTATGAAGTTAGTGGATGCACTTGTTGATCTTGCAAAAGAAAATGGAAAGAAGATTGTACCAATTTGTCCATACGTTGTTGAACTCTTTAATCGTATGGAAGCAAAGTATAGTTTTATTTGGCATAAAGCTGAATGA